Proteins encoded within one genomic window of Manis pentadactyla isolate mManPen7 chromosome 4, mManPen7.hap1, whole genome shotgun sequence:
- the LOC118922873 gene encoding olfactory receptor 1A1-like, translating to MREDNQSSTLDFILLGVGGPRQQEDFFFILFLFIYPITLIGNLLIILAIHADIRLHNPMYFLLANLSFVDIFFSSVTIPKTLANHILGNKAISFGGCLTQMCFMLALANTDSYILAAMAYDRAVAISRPLHYTTIMSPRTCVLLVVGSWVVGNANALPHTLLTASLSFCGNQEVANFYCDLASLLKLSCSNIQFNVKMMYLGAGVFSVPLLCIVISYVQVFSTVLRVPSTKGVLKAFSTCGSHLTVVSLYYGTAMGRYFHSLTSYTLRDIVLTVMYVAVTPMLNPFIYSLRNRDMKAALGKLFSKRTSL from the coding sequence ATGAGAGAAGACAACCAGTCCTCCACCCTCGACTTCATCCTCCTGGGAGTTGGTGGTCCCCGGCAACAGGAAGATTTCTTCTtcatcctcttcctcttcatttACCCCATCACACTGATAGGAAACCTGCTCATCATATTGGCCATTCACGCTGACATTCGCCTCCACAACCCCATGTACTTTCTCCTTGCCAACCTCTCCTTTGTTGACATCTTCTTCTCCTCTGTAACCATCCCCAAGACACTGGCCAACCACATCTTAGGCAACAAAGCCATCTCCTTTGGGGGATGCCTGACACAGATGTGTTTCATGTTAGCCTTGGCTAACACAGACAGTTATATCTTGGCTGCAATGGCATATGACCGTGCTGTGGCCATCAGCCGcccacttcattacacaacaaTTATGAGCCCAAGGACTTGTGTCCTGCTAGTTGTTGGGTCTTGGGTGGTTGGAAACGCCAATGCCCTCCCCCACACTCTGCTCACGGCTAGTCTGTCTTTCTGTGGAAACCAGGAAGTGGCCAACTTCTACTGTGACCTTGCCTCTTTACTCAAGCTGTCCTGTTCTAACATCCAGTTCAATGTGAAGATGATGTATCTAGGggctggtgttttctctgtgccATTACTATGCATCGTCATctcttatgttcaggtcttttccACAGTCTTAAGGGTTCCATCCACCAAGGGTGTGctcaaggccttctccacctgtgggTCCCACCTCACAGTTGTTTCTTTGTATTATGGGACAGCCATGGGCAGGTATTTCCACTCTCTGACCAGTTACACCCTAAGGGATATAGTGCTCACTGTGATGTATGTTGCGGTGACCCCAATGTTAAATCCTTTCATCTACAGTCTGAGAAACCGAGACATGAAGGCAGCTCTAGGGAAGCTCTTCAGCAAGAGAACATCCTTATAA